A region of Paenibacillus thiaminolyticus DNA encodes the following proteins:
- a CDS encoding ketopantoate reductase family protein produces the protein MIVDIIGGGALGLLFAGRLLSGGQSGVRLWTRTEEQAEKIRTEGFEVVELSGQRSHYEGVEAFPLPSAPARMSRHGLEAGMVWLFVKQTHIGPELLTVLGKMPRQPGATLVCFQNGVGHAEALAEVWPAPSLAVAVTTEAAAREGANRIRHTGSGATWIGPAAAEEDAGSHALNFSCICAKNLLEKAGIEAFVSNNIEDMVYQKLLVNAVINPLTALLRVKNGELLDEPERIELMRDLLAEAAGVYHAAGIPVNEEEAWKRIMDVCRLTAGNTSSMLQDILAGRPTECEAITGAIIRLGARYGAGTPLHQTIYRLIRAGEPRHR, from the coding sequence ATGATTGTCGATATTATCGGAGGAGGCGCGCTCGGCCTTCTGTTCGCGGGGCGGCTGCTGTCCGGCGGGCAGTCCGGGGTCCGGCTATGGACGAGAACGGAGGAGCAGGCGGAGAAGATTCGTACCGAAGGCTTCGAGGTGGTGGAGCTGTCAGGCCAGCGCTCCCATTATGAAGGAGTAGAAGCGTTCCCGCTTCCGTCGGCGCCGGCCCGGATGAGCCGCCATGGCTTGGAAGCCGGGATGGTATGGCTGTTCGTCAAGCAGACGCATATCGGACCTGAGCTGCTCACCGTGCTGGGGAAGATGCCGCGGCAGCCCGGCGCAACCCTGGTCTGCTTCCAGAACGGGGTCGGTCACGCCGAAGCGTTGGCGGAGGTATGGCCTGCCCCGTCGCTCGCGGTCGCTGTTACGACGGAGGCCGCGGCCAGAGAGGGAGCGAACCGGATTCGTCATACCGGTTCCGGAGCAACCTGGATCGGTCCGGCGGCCGCAGAGGAAGACGCGGGGTCTCACGCTTTGAATTTTTCATGTATTTGTGCGAAGAACTTGTTGGAAAAGGCAGGAATTGAGGCGTTTGTGTCGAACAACATCGAAGACATGGTCTATCAAAAGCTGCTCGTCAACGCCGTCATCAATCCGTTGACCGCGCTGCTGCGCGTGAAGAACGGCGAACTGCTCGACGAGCCGGAACGGATAGAGCTGATGCGGGATTTGTTGGCTGAAGCGGCCGGGGTCTATCATGCCGCCGGCATCCCCGTGAATGAAGAGGAAGCATGGAAGCGGATTATGGATGTGTGCCGCCTTACGGCCGGCAACACCTCTTCCATGCTGCAGGATATATTGGCTGGCCGTCCGACGGAATGCGAGGCCATTACGGGCGCGATTATCCGGCTCGGCGCGCGCTATGGGGCCGGCACCCCGCTGCATCAGACAATATACCGCCTGATCCGGGCTGGCGAGCCAAGACACCGCTAG
- a CDS encoding YlaH-like family protein — MQAWLASHPYISYVLIFAFMVYIFNKVFRTQQKLPLLKEILVYLFMAVGAFILLIFQIDKLPIVQCLSVAVILMFMVRIRYFVEERRRKKEANNQG; from the coding sequence ATGCAAGCGTGGTTGGCATCCCATCCATATATAAGCTACGTGCTTATTTTTGCGTTCATGGTGTACATCTTCAATAAAGTGTTCCGTACGCAGCAGAAGCTGCCTTTGCTCAAAGAAATTTTGGTGTATCTGTTTATGGCGGTCGGGGCGTTCATTCTGCTGATTTTCCAGATCGACAAGCTGCCGATCGTGCAATGTCTGTCCGTGGCTGTTATCTTAATGTTCATGGTGCGCATCCGTTACTTCGTCGAGGAGCGGCGGCGCAAAAAAGAAGCGAATAATCAAGGCTGA
- a CDS encoding LCP family protein — MNSSTPLPPRKQPSVKAVPARKGMPKWLKAILIAIIILSLGVISYAGYILLYANKQLDNISTAKAGGEGTSTVQATLTPKSEPFSFVLLGLDYRPELPGKRTDVIMVGAIHPDTQEAVLVSLPRDTYFNIPGYGPDKLNHFYPNFYVMKERGTLDSATPEDEMRVMLGQYLGIDLDYTAVINFKGFVDLVDAVGGVDVNVDQDMCYVDKEDGTHINLSKGFQHLDGKNALDFVRYRKSNWRCSPQTPGTTDFDRNKRQNAVLKEIVNNMQTLGGLTKATDVIDALADNFTIDMLPSQIRSALTTYMMMDKDNIHYISVDGDWKSPYIYPFEDKLEEGKQALKDVLAGKSLKEPAVPEDTTEPAEAPPAPAA; from the coding sequence TTGAATTCATCGACACCATTGCCGCCGAGAAAACAACCGAGCGTAAAAGCCGTTCCGGCACGCAAAGGCATGCCGAAATGGTTAAAGGCCATTCTCATTGCGATTATCATTCTATCTCTCGGCGTCATCAGTTACGCCGGATACATATTGCTGTATGCCAACAAGCAGTTGGATAACATCTCTACGGCGAAGGCCGGAGGAGAGGGAACAAGCACGGTTCAGGCCACGCTGACGCCGAAGAGCGAGCCGTTCTCGTTCGTGCTGCTCGGGCTGGATTACCGGCCGGAGCTTCCGGGGAAGCGGACGGATGTCATCATGGTCGGCGCGATTCATCCCGATACGCAGGAAGCTGTGCTCGTGTCGCTGCCGCGGGATACGTACTTCAATATCCCGGGATACGGACCGGATAAGCTGAATCATTTTTACCCTAACTTCTATGTCATGAAAGAGCGGGGCACCCTGGACAGCGCGACGCCGGAGGACGAGATGCGTGTGATGCTCGGCCAATATTTAGGCATCGATCTTGATTATACGGCCGTCATTAACTTCAAAGGCTTCGTTGACCTGGTCGATGCGGTCGGCGGCGTCGATGTCAATGTCGATCAGGATATGTGCTACGTTGACAAGGAAGACGGCACGCATATTAATTTGAGCAAAGGCTTTCAACATCTGGACGGAAAAAATGCGCTCGACTTCGTCCGTTACCGCAAATCGAACTGGCGATGCAGTCCGCAGACGCCGGGAACGACCGATTTCGATCGCAATAAGCGCCAGAATGCGGTGCTGAAGGAGATTGTCAACAATATGCAGACGCTGGGCGGCCTCACGAAGGCGACGGATGTCATTGACGCCTTGGCGGACAATTTCACGATCGACATGCTGCCGTCCCAGATTCGCAGCGCCCTGACAACGTACATGATGATGGATAAGGATAATATCCATTACATCTCAGTCGACGGAGACTGGAAGAGCCCTTATATTTATCCGTTCGAGGATAAATTGGAAGAAGGCAAGCAGGCGCTTAAGGATGTCCTGGCAGGCAAATCGCTGAAGGAGCCGGCCGTTCCGGAGGATACAACGGAGCCGGCGGAGGCGCCTCCTGCCCCTGCGGCCTAG
- a CDS encoding DUF2626 domain-containing protein yields MARMYRVLGFWTLVIGLMAFAGDMIEMALLFFMQTAFFVLLGYLKLSERTYILLFWGYMLVCFTGFSYWTVFVMGKPF; encoded by the coding sequence GTGGCACGAATGTATCGCGTACTCGGCTTCTGGACATTAGTCATCGGTCTAATGGCGTTTGCTGGAGACATGATCGAGATGGCTCTGCTCTTCTTCATGCAGACTGCCTTTTTTGTGTTGTTGGGATATCTGAAATTGTCCGAGCGTACATATATACTTCTGTTCTGGGGGTACATGCTTGTATGCTTCACCGGCTTCTCTTATTGGACCGTATTCGTAATGGGCAAGCCGTTCTAA
- a CDS encoding DUF3397 domain-containing protein: MHTIFVFLSALPFFPFIIVWVAGSYWVRPKKKAFMLAMDVTTFFLIASVGGLYNMITGSSAGFYWICLMLLLAIGLLGGLQHRKYGKIHVQRLARTIWRLAFFILSILYIILLLIGIIAYVASV; encoded by the coding sequence ATGCATACCATTTTCGTATTTTTATCGGCATTGCCGTTTTTTCCGTTCATTATCGTGTGGGTTGCCGGTTCCTACTGGGTCAGGCCCAAGAAAAAAGCGTTCATGCTGGCCATGGACGTGACGACATTCTTCCTTATCGCTTCGGTTGGGGGCCTCTATAATATGATTACAGGCTCCTCCGCCGGATTCTACTGGATCTGTCTTATGCTGCTCCTTGCCATCGGCTTGCTTGGCGGCCTCCAGCACCGCAAATACGGTAAAATTCACGTTCAGCGGCTGGCGAGGACGATCTGGAGATTGGCCTTCTTCATTCTCAGCATCCTTTATATTATTCTGCTGCTCATCGGCATTATCGCATATGTTGCGAGTGTATAG
- a CDS encoding extracellular solute-binding protein, translating to MPQFKKTLVTIMMVFVSLLLLFQFSGSVPQQAEQDTSPETDVKPSPDNAGPKPWKQLKVAVQLPPMSFIQLRRLNQMFMDETGIYVELINSSVQQVEEEWPMEMQMEQSADILLLDSESVIPYARKGWILPLDPSMSGGDAVPPWLSDRVRWNGYAWGMPVQLDPYVLVWNKNIVNSAGGASALPGDWSGWKRLFDENSPAVAEEPPATPNSLPSSGIIPPPAISPEAGQPLPPQWFAWHADDDRALLSLLWRIGLLHPEFVPAQEGPEWGGRQTESTEAAEVRWKQTLTELEPYLSHFQGWTAESSHMDTWEKLKTGEIAFAIVPYSEAALEASAPLAVEPAGEAGPPAGQWVTSRSYVLASHTEAEQEARRWIAYMTQWSVQREWFETLSVLPVHEQAYLSQSSERLLPEPFRPKQERKRHIYKEAEGLEQWSIAASRWMAGQLATKQLQLEWIQHMNTKTESRRTINRE from the coding sequence ATGCCGCAATTCAAAAAAACGCTGGTCACGATTATGATGGTCTTCGTATCCCTGCTGTTGTTGTTCCAGTTCAGCGGCAGCGTGCCGCAGCAGGCGGAGCAGGATACCTCTCCGGAGACCGACGTGAAGCCGTCGCCGGACAACGCGGGCCCCAAGCCGTGGAAGCAATTGAAGGTGGCGGTGCAGCTCCCGCCGATGTCCTTCATCCAGCTTCGGCGCTTGAACCAGATGTTCATGGACGAGACCGGCATCTACGTCGAGCTGATCAACAGCTCCGTTCAGCAGGTAGAGGAAGAGTGGCCGATGGAGATGCAGATGGAACAGAGCGCCGATATTTTGCTGCTCGACAGTGAATCGGTCATCCCGTACGCGCGCAAGGGCTGGATTCTGCCGCTCGATCCTTCAATGAGCGGGGGAGATGCGGTCCCGCCATGGTTAAGCGACCGGGTGCGGTGGAACGGCTATGCCTGGGGCATGCCGGTTCAATTGGATCCTTATGTGCTCGTGTGGAATAAAAATATAGTGAATTCCGCCGGCGGCGCCTCCGCTCTGCCCGGCGATTGGAGCGGGTGGAAGCGCTTGTTCGACGAGAATTCGCCAGCAGTGGCAGAGGAGCCGCCGGCAACGCCGAACAGTCTGCCTTCGTCCGGCATCATTCCGCCGCCGGCTATCTCACCGGAAGCCGGCCAACCGCTTCCGCCGCAATGGTTCGCGTGGCATGCGGACGATGATCGGGCCCTGCTCTCGCTGTTGTGGAGGATCGGATTGCTTCATCCCGAATTTGTGCCTGCACAGGAAGGCCCGGAATGGGGCGGAAGGCAGACGGAGAGCACCGAGGCCGCGGAGGTCCGGTGGAAGCAGACGCTGACGGAGCTGGAGCCGTACTTGTCACATTTTCAAGGTTGGACCGCTGAATCCAGCCACATGGATACATGGGAGAAGCTGAAGACGGGAGAGATCGCCTTCGCGATCGTCCCTTACTCGGAAGCGGCGCTGGAAGCGAGCGCTCCGCTGGCCGTCGAGCCGGCCGGGGAGGCCGGGCCGCCGGCGGGACAGTGGGTGACGAGCCGCAGCTATGTCCTCGCGTCGCATACGGAAGCAGAGCAAGAAGCGAGACGCTGGATCGCCTATATGACCCAGTGGTCTGTCCAGCGGGAATGGTTCGAGACGCTGTCCGTCCTTCCTGTTCATGAGCAGGCTTATCTCTCTCAGAGCAGCGAGCGGCTCCTGCCGGAGCCATTTCGGCCGAAGCAGGAACGGAAGCGGCATATATACAAGGAGGCGGAAGGACTGGAGCAATGGTCCATCGCAGCCAGCCGCTGGATGGCCGGCCAGCTCGCGACGAAGCAGCTGCAGCTGGAATGGATTCAGCATATGAACACCAAGACTGAGAGTAGAAGAACCATCAACAGGGAGTGA
- a CDS encoding RsfA family transcriptional regulator produces MTAIRQDAWTADDDLILAEVTLRHIREGSTQLAAFEEVGDKIGRTSAACGFRWNSCVRKKYEAAIQLAKAQRQKRNYLKKQPLGAQVASLALQEGEDTDLKGEMLTEESLSMDMVIRYLRQMRNNVQEMTRQIKHMEKELHEKEEYCVRLQRENEELSKQVNVVETDYRTVNDDYKALIQIMDRARRLAILSEEDDDVKTRFRMDANGNLERIE; encoded by the coding sequence ATGACAGCAATCAGGCAAGATGCATGGACTGCAGATGATGATTTGATTTTAGCGGAAGTTACACTTCGGCATATCCGGGAAGGAAGTACCCAGTTGGCCGCTTTTGAGGAAGTGGGAGACAAGATCGGGCGGACGTCCGCAGCGTGCGGATTCCGTTGGAACAGCTGCGTCCGCAAAAAGTACGAGGCAGCGATCCAGCTAGCGAAGGCGCAGCGGCAGAAGCGGAATTACTTGAAAAAGCAGCCATTGGGCGCTCAGGTCGCTTCTCTTGCGCTGCAAGAGGGAGAAGACACGGATTTGAAAGGCGAGATGCTGACGGAAGAATCGTTGTCAATGGACATGGTTATCCGCTATTTACGCCAGATGCGCAACAACGTGCAGGAAATGACCCGCCAAATCAAGCATATGGAAAAAGAACTGCATGAAAAGGAAGAATACTGTGTTCGTCTGCAGCGGGAAAATGAGGAGCTCTCCAAGCAAGTCAATGTGGTAGAGACCGACTATCGTACGGTGAACGATGATTATAAAGCGCTCATTCAAATTATGGACCGTGCCCGCCGATTGGCTATCTTGAGCGAGGAAGACGATGATGTGAAGACGCGGTTCCGTATGGATGCCAACGGCAATCTGGAGCGAATCGAATAG
- a CDS encoding class I SAM-dependent methyltransferase codes for MSHYPSNSILIQHLIHRIRHSAKAAIPFSAFMESCLYHPEGGYYMSDRPKIGKEGDFYTSSNVGSAMGEMIAVYIQRQAAERGWAPDTFTIVEWGAGNGRLAGHINERMRQDRCSGYRYAIVEASPYHAQLAEERLGGEDCPVSWWKEADYRREAGVSRLFVLANELLDAFPVERIRATNGDIEQCFVAWEEAEQSFRPVWLPADPEVLRWLKRYRIELPEGRICDAGIAMSSWLGTMLRHASAAEFIFIDYGDVTEELTAEHRVDGTLMCYHRHRAHDNPWIHIGEQDMTAMVDFSVCQQAALEAGALIRHYMTQKAFLLEQGLLQELVDHAQPDPFSPEARRNRAIRQLLLSDQLSERFRVLLLARDASA; via the coding sequence ATGTCTCATTATCCTTCTAATTCCATTCTCATTCAACATTTAATTCATCGCATCCGCCATTCCGCCAAGGCAGCGATTCCCTTCTCGGCCTTCATGGAGAGCTGCCTGTACCATCCGGAAGGCGGCTATTACATGTCGGATCGCCCCAAGATCGGCAAGGAGGGCGATTTCTATACGAGCTCGAACGTGGGCAGCGCCATGGGGGAGATGATCGCGGTCTATATTCAGCGCCAGGCTGCAGAGAGAGGCTGGGCGCCGGACACGTTCACGATCGTCGAGTGGGGAGCCGGCAACGGCCGCCTTGCCGGACACATCAACGAGCGCATGCGCCAGGATCGCTGCAGCGGCTACCGGTACGCCATCGTGGAAGCGAGCCCTTATCATGCACAGCTGGCCGAGGAGCGGCTGGGCGGAGAAGACTGTCCCGTCTCCTGGTGGAAGGAGGCCGATTATCGGCGTGAGGCGGGCGTGAGCCGGCTCTTCGTCCTCGCCAACGAGCTGCTGGATGCGTTCCCCGTCGAACGCATCCGCGCAACCAACGGGGATATCGAGCAATGCTTCGTCGCCTGGGAAGAGGCGGAACAGAGCTTCCGTCCTGTCTGGCTTCCGGCTGACCCGGAAGTGCTCCGTTGGCTGAAGCGCTATCGGATTGAGCTGCCGGAAGGCCGCATCTGCGACGCCGGCATCGCCATGAGCAGCTGGCTCGGCACGATGCTGCGGCATGCATCCGCCGCGGAGTTCATCTTCATCGATTATGGCGATGTAACGGAGGAATTGACGGCGGAGCATCGCGTCGACGGGACGCTGATGTGCTATCACCGCCATCGCGCCCATGATAACCCGTGGATACATATCGGCGAGCAGGATATGACGGCCATGGTCGATTTCAGCGTCTGCCAGCAGGCCGCCCTTGAAGCCGGGGCGCTGATCCGCCATTATATGACGCAAAAAGCTTTCCTGCTGGAGCAAGGTCTGCTCCAGGAACTGGTCGATCATGCGCAGCCCGATCCGTTCAGTCCGGAAGCGCGCCGCAACCGGGCGATCCGGCAGCTGCTCCTGAGCGATCAGTTGAGCGAGCGGTTCCGTGTGCTGCTGCTGGCGCGGGACGCTTCCGCGTAG
- a CDS encoding PhoH family protein → MSKIFVLDTNVLLHDPNALFAFQDNEVIIPAVVLEEMDSKKRNADELGRNARSVSRLLDGLREHGHLHHGVRLPNGGTLKVELNHRSFLKVQEMFGEVSNDNRILAVALNYQLEQKHAEHPAEVILVSKDVLVRIKADVLGLHTEDYLSDRTVQSGDELYSGLFSVHVHPSIIDEFYSCRVLQLKQLGLRLHPHQFVILKDEIGTSKSALLKVNAEGTKLEPLYLSNDPVWGITARNAQQRMALELLLSDDIPLVTLTGKAGTGKTLLALAAGLMKVEDERKYKKLLIARPVVPMGKDIGYLPGEKEEKLRPWMQPIYDNLEFLFDTKKSGDIDKILVGMNNIQVEALTYIRGRSIPGQFIIIDEAQNLSKHEVKTIVTRVGEGSKIILMGDPAQIDHPYLDSASNGLTHLVERFKAERISGHVTLEKGERSRLAQIAADLL, encoded by the coding sequence ATGAGCAAAATTTTTGTATTGGATACGAACGTGCTGCTGCATGATCCGAATGCGCTGTTTGCTTTTCAAGATAATGAAGTGATCATTCCTGCCGTTGTGCTCGAAGAAATGGATTCGAAAAAACGCAATGCCGATGAGCTCGGACGCAATGCGCGATCGGTATCCCGGCTGCTGGACGGCTTGCGGGAACACGGTCATCTGCATCATGGCGTCCGTCTCCCCAACGGAGGCACGCTGAAGGTGGAATTGAATCATCGCAGCTTTCTCAAGGTACAGGAAATGTTCGGAGAGGTATCGAACGATAACCGCATACTGGCTGTCGCCTTGAATTACCAATTGGAGCAAAAGCATGCGGAGCATCCAGCGGAAGTCATCCTGGTCAGCAAGGATGTGCTTGTCCGCATTAAGGCGGACGTGCTTGGACTGCATACGGAGGATTATTTGTCCGACCGGACGGTTCAATCGGGAGATGAATTGTACAGCGGCCTGTTCTCCGTTCATGTTCACCCCAGCATTATCGATGAATTCTACTCCTGCCGCGTGCTTCAGCTGAAGCAGCTCGGGCTGCGGCTGCATCCGCATCAATTCGTCATTTTGAAGGACGAGATTGGCACGAGCAAATCCGCCTTGCTCAAGGTAAATGCCGAGGGCACCAAGCTGGAGCCGCTCTATTTGAGCAATGATCCGGTATGGGGGATTACGGCGCGCAACGCCCAGCAGCGGATGGCGCTCGAGCTGCTGCTTAGCGACGACATTCCACTAGTGACGCTGACAGGGAAAGCCGGCACGGGAAAGACGCTGCTGGCGTTGGCCGCCGGGCTGATGAAGGTGGAAGATGAGCGGAAGTACAAGAAGCTGTTGATTGCGCGGCCGGTCGTGCCTATGGGGAAGGATATCGGATATTTGCCCGGGGAGAAGGAGGAGAAGCTGCGGCCGTGGATGCAGCCGATTTACGATAATCTGGAGTTCCTGTTCGATACGAAAAAATCCGGGGACATCGACAAAATCCTGGTCGGCATGAACAACATTCAGGTGGAGGCGTTGACTTACATTCGCGGCCGCTCCATTCCGGGGCAATTCATCATTATTGACGAAGCGCAAAATCTATCCAAGCATGAGGTCAAGACGATTGTCACCCGGGTCGGAGAGGGCAGCAAAATCATCTTGATGGGGGATCCGGCGCAAATTGACCATCCGTACCTCGATTCGGCGAGCAACGGCCTGACTCATCTGGTGGAACGGTTCAAAGCCGAGCGGATCAGCGGCCATGTGACGCTTGAGAAGGGAGAGCGGTCGCGCCTTGCCCAGATTGCGGCAGACTTGCTGTAG
- the typA gene encoding translational GTPase TypA → MQDRKNIRNIAIIAHVDHGKTTLVDKLLQQSGTYRDNEVVQERVMDSNDLERERGITILAKNTAITYKDYLINIVDTPGHADFGGEVERIMKMVDGVLLVVDAFEGCMPQTKFVLRKALEHNLTPIVVVNKIDRPNARPHEVIDEVLELFIELEANDEQLDFPVVYASALNGTSSLSPEQQDSNMQSLYDTIVDHIPSPTENPEEPLQFLVTLLDYNEYMGRIAIGRVNRGRIRQGQTVAVINREGQVKQARIEKLFGFQGLKRIERNEAGAGDIVAIAGIKDINIGETLADPAHPEALPVLHIDEPTLQMTFVVNNSPFAGREGKWITSRKLRERLMKELETDVSLRVEDTDSPEAFIVSGRGELHLGILIENMRREGYELQVSKPEVIVKVIDGKKMEPIERLVIDIPEDCTGPVMESLGTRRAEMVNMINHGNGQVRLEFLIPARGLIGYRTNFLTLTRGYGIMNHAFDHYGPYVGGQVGGRHQGVLVSTETGTSTMYGMLSVEDRGVLFLQPGTEVYEGMIVGEHNRDNDIVVNICKEKALTNVRSATKDETVRMKTPRLFSLEQALEYLNDDEYCEITPSTVRLRKKILNKSERERAEKVRKMSESHV, encoded by the coding sequence ATGCAAGATCGAAAAAACATTCGCAATATCGCTATTATCGCCCACGTTGACCATGGCAAGACGACGCTCGTGGATAAGCTTCTCCAGCAGTCCGGCACATACCGCGACAATGAAGTGGTGCAGGAACGCGTCATGGACTCTAACGATCTGGAGCGTGAACGGGGCATTACGATTTTGGCCAAAAACACCGCGATTACGTATAAAGATTACTTGATTAATATCGTGGATACTCCGGGTCACGCCGATTTCGGCGGAGAAGTGGAGCGCATTATGAAAATGGTCGACGGGGTCCTGCTCGTCGTCGATGCCTTCGAAGGCTGCATGCCGCAGACGAAGTTCGTGCTCCGCAAAGCGCTGGAGCATAATCTGACGCCGATCGTTGTCGTCAACAAGATCGATCGCCCGAATGCCCGGCCGCATGAAGTTATTGACGAAGTGCTCGAATTGTTCATCGAGCTCGAGGCGAATGACGAACAGCTCGATTTCCCGGTGGTCTATGCATCTGCTCTGAACGGGACGTCGAGCTTGTCGCCAGAGCAGCAGGACAGCAACATGCAATCGCTATATGACACGATCGTGGATCATATCCCTTCTCCGACGGAGAACCCGGAGGAGCCGCTTCAGTTCCTCGTTACCTTGCTTGACTACAATGAATATATGGGCCGGATTGCGATCGGCCGCGTGAACCGGGGCCGCATCCGCCAAGGCCAGACTGTCGCCGTCATCAACCGCGAAGGCCAGGTGAAGCAGGCGCGGATTGAGAAGCTGTTCGGCTTCCAAGGATTGAAGCGGATCGAGCGCAACGAGGCCGGGGCCGGAGATATCGTGGCCATCGCCGGAATCAAGGACATCAATATCGGTGAGACGCTGGCGGATCCGGCACATCCGGAAGCACTGCCTGTCCTTCATATTGACGAGCCTACGCTGCAGATGACCTTCGTGGTGAACAACAGTCCGTTCGCCGGAAGAGAAGGGAAATGGATTACGTCCCGCAAGCTGCGCGAACGGCTGATGAAGGAGCTGGAGACCGATGTCAGCTTGCGGGTGGAAGATACCGACAGTCCGGAAGCATTTATCGTCTCCGGGCGGGGCGAACTGCATCTGGGCATTCTGATCGAGAATATGCGCCGTGAAGGCTATGAACTCCAAGTATCGAAGCCGGAGGTTATCGTGAAAGTGATCGACGGCAAAAAAATGGAGCCGATCGAACGGCTCGTTATCGACATTCCGGAAGATTGCACGGGTCCGGTTATGGAGAGCTTGGGCACCCGGCGGGCCGAGATGGTCAATATGATCAACCACGGCAACGGCCAGGTTCGCCTGGAATTTCTGATTCCAGCCCGCGGACTGATCGGATACCGCACCAATTTCCTGACGCTGACCCGCGGCTACGGCATTATGAACCATGCCTTCGACCATTACGGCCCATATGTCGGCGGCCAGGTCGGCGGACGCCATCAAGGGGTGCTGGTCTCGACCGAGACGGGTACAAGCACGATGTACGGCATGCTGTCGGTCGAGGATCGCGGCGTGTTGTTCCTTCAGCCGGGTACCGAAGTGTATGAAGGCATGATCGTGGGCGAGCATAACCGCGACAACGACATCGTCGTCAACATCTGCAAAGAGAAGGCCCTGACGAACGTCCGGTCGGCAACGAAGGATGAGACGGTCCGCATGAAGACCCCGCGTCTATTCTCGCTGGAGCAGGCTCTGGAATATTTGAATGATGATGAATACTGCGAGATTACTCCGTCCACGGTGCGCCTTCGCAAAAAAATTCTGAACAAGAGCGAGCGCGAACGTGCAGAAAAAGTGCGCAAAATGTCCGAATCCCATGTATAA
- a CDS encoding YhcN/YlaJ family sporulation lipoprotein yields the protein MHRLLVAIVIVGMLAGCGNANRQATPRSSAGGQAQPIQDGKHNIQDAGAVSQHLADLAGKVHGVKAANCVVFGNTAIVGIDVDGDTERSRVGTIKYSVAEALSKDKYGANALVTADMDINARLREMAADIRQGRPISGFANELADIVGRIVPQVPSHVKQIRENAPEPAPKDGTRSQKGR from the coding sequence ATGCATAGATTGCTGGTTGCTATCGTGATCGTAGGGATGCTCGCCGGATGCGGCAATGCGAACAGGCAAGCTACACCAAGAAGTTCCGCGGGAGGACAGGCTCAGCCGATCCAGGACGGCAAGCACAACATTCAAGATGCTGGGGCGGTCAGCCAGCATCTTGCCGATCTGGCGGGCAAAGTCCACGGCGTCAAAGCCGCGAATTGCGTCGTCTTCGGAAATACCGCGATTGTCGGCATTGATGTCGATGGCGATACGGAGCGATCCCGGGTAGGAACAATTAAATATTCCGTGGCCGAGGCTCTGAGCAAGGATAAATATGGCGCCAATGCCCTTGTGACAGCCGACATGGATATTAATGCACGACTGCGCGAGATGGCCGCCGACATTCGGCAGGGCCGGCCGATATCCGGCTTCGCGAACGAGCTTGCCGATATTGTCGGGCGCATCGTTCCTCAAGTTCCGAGCCATGTGAAGCAGATTCGGGAAAATGCGCCCGAGCCGGCTCCGAAAGACGGAACCCGCTCCCAGAAGGGTCGTTAA